A stretch of Clostridium formicaceticum DNA encodes these proteins:
- a CDS encoding CidA/LrgA family protein produces the protein MVLFRQFFIIIAVCLAGELVNKSLGIPIPGNVLGMIFLLLLLLLGVIKLEMIDKIAKFLLEHLAFFFIPAGVGLLNNLHLIQGQWLPIMSVVLLSTIIVMGVTGLTIQLIKKKEIVKERKTA, from the coding sequence TTGGTTCTATTTAGACAATTTTTTATTATTATAGCAGTTTGTTTAGCCGGAGAATTGGTGAACAAATCATTGGGAATCCCTATACCAGGAAATGTTTTAGGGATGATTTTCCTACTGCTATTGCTTTTGCTAGGAGTTATAAAGCTAGAAATGATTGACAAAATTGCGAAGTTTCTGCTAGAGCACCTGGCCTTCTTTTTTATACCAGCGGGTGTTGGGTTGCTGAACAATTTACACTTGATTCAGGGACAGTGGTTGCCCATCATGAGTGTTGTTCTTTTATCCACGATCATTGTTATGGGTGTTACAGGCTTGACAATACAGCTGATAAAGAAAAAAGAAATAGTAAAGGAGAGGAAAACCGCATGA